gacagtGTCCTTTATCATTGCAGAGTACAAAGTTCATCAAATGTTGGTAAATGAAAAGACTGTATGTCGCAGGATTATGTATAATCTCATTATCTTGTGAGCTTTGAGTCAAATTCTTGGAAATATTATGGTGCCAGAATTATGTCTTACTTTCTTTCTGATCTTTTTAACAATGAGTaacatcaaaataatttaaatatttattgatatTAGTGCACCCTCTGGATGTGTGAAACCTCAAAACGAACACCAACAAaaaattttaaagcaaaaaagtcCACACGTTTCcactgaagggaaaaaacaaaactaggaaatatcaacttttaaaaatatttttttaacatttagctTTTTCTCACCAGAATTAAAACTTGAACTCTATCGGTTCCTAAAAGATTTATGAGATACTCAtccatttttacaaaaagtaaTACAAAAGAATTCTGCAAATAAAGCAGAACCAGTTTAATTTGCAGCGATTGCCCCATTATTTTCTGCTGTGGATTCATCGTTTAGCTTACTGAATATTTTCTATCACTAATTAAACTCCTTAATAACTTTGTCCAGGATATCAAACGGCTCAGAATGTCATTTTCAGCGACTGCACTGGAAAAACTGATTTATCATCATTTAACCTCCCATTTGGACTGAACACATGAGGTCTGTGAGGTTTAGTTCACTTCTCTCCTAAAtgggatttaaacaaaaatccagCAAAACAGAAGTTAAATGtgaaaggaaatgtgttttttgtaatgTGAGAGAGACATTGATCTGCAAATTCACAGGAATCTGCAAATAACTTAACTAACAGCCAACATATATGGTAATTATTCTTTTACATGCTCCTTTTaactttgtaataaaaaataagcttaaactGCACAAAGTTCAGTCATTTCTGCCCACTTCATGACAGGAGGTCACATATAGATATGCAAACCTTGTATCTCCAAGTAAACATAGATTAGaataaaaatttaaagtttttaagactttgtcaaaaaatgcaagATCTGTTGCTTAAATCCATgaccagattttatttttctatgcgAGAAAGTCGGATTCTTTTGTAGATTTGTTTTccttcaatttaaataaatacaacaagGGAAAAATTAATTTGGAACAAAAacttaacaagaaaaaaaaacatttttagttctAAATAATTGACTTATAtgggaaaatggaaacaattaAATTTTATTAGAAGACAGAAAgctacaaaaacatattaatccTTTAAGGCCAGCAAACTTTATATTTAACTCCACTGTTTGTAACCGTATAACCTCTGCgtgcaaaaatgttgaaataaatacaatgaaaCACTATAAAAAGTTAACAACATAATTTATTcctttattatataattattacgATGTGTTTTGAATTGGCTCCAACAACAGTAAGACCCCGGATAATTAATAAGGAGAGACCACGGAATGTTTTGCTCCTCACAGTCAGAGACAACCCGGAAGGTTTATCTGGACGCACTGACCCtcattctcttcttttttcttcgcGATGTCGGCAAATGAAGCTCAAAGTAAAAACGGACGCAGAAACTCACCGCTCGCTGTCGCGTCCTCCGGCATGTTTGCTGCCTTGTTGCTGCGCCTGGCCTGCAGGTGCGCCACAAAAGCAGAGTATTTACACCTGCTGACGACTTCTGATTGGCTGGCTGCGGGTCAGCTGACTCACGCCTTAAATGGACGCCTTTTTTTAAGTCCACGTGATCTATCCAGGTGAAAGTTTAAACTCAGCACGGTGGTTGGACCGTAGCGCTGCGCGAGGTTGCTGACAAAAACAACGGTTTTcttatattctaaaaaaaaaacacacactttagTAATAATGACGAATAATTAGCAGAACTATAACATTTTGCTCCGAGTCCCCCATGAATATCAATGATGCCgttttgtaaaaacaacaataaatcagTGATTCTCAATCTTTTTCCAGCAACATGGAGGTGTTCATTGTGATTTATGGTTTTAGATAAGTCTCCTCTAAACAGCAAACCTCAGCTTTTAACAACCGGACCTTTAAGAGGGTTcaaataaaagtggaaagaggATAAGAAGCAGACACAAAAAATCtcttaaatgtgaaaaaataaaatagaatagaaacaattttaaagtgtgtgtgtgtgtgtgtgtgtgtgtgtgtgtgtgtggtcctgcTCTTTGCCATTTGTGATACTTGAAGTTACttacttaaaaaatatgttatttcaGAAGTTTCTATTgaattgttttgtaaaacaacaaacaacaactgtGTTATGACTTTATGGTGAATAACTACTACAGataagaaaatgaacaaactattAACTATTGTTGGAGTTCTCAAAGTAGCAGTGGAAGCCTGAATATgctgtaaaatataaaacatcatTTATCAACTatcattaaaaatggaaaaatgcttaggtagaagttttttttattaattaacatGTAAAGAATCTCCAGGGGTGCATGGATCTCATCTTCAGAATTTCTGCAATACACTAAATTCACAAAACAATAAGACACCGGGATCATTTTGCTGTTGACAAACTTCCTTAATAATATTAAGTCGATTAAGTCAGTGGGCGACCTAATCAACCTCTGGATCCACTCATACTGTTGCTCTCCTGCCCCAGAAGGATAaactatttatttaacaaagagGAATCACATCTAGAATTTGCATTTCCATTGTATTTGCCTGGTGACTTTTCAGTCTGCAAATCTCTGCTGACAGCACACATTAGGTTAAATAAACAGCTCAATTCTGCCCTCTGGTGGAAGCAGCTTTCATTACATCAAGTTTAGGGAAAGTTTCTAAAAAATGGCAGCACAGAACCTTAAAGTTGGGTCATTCTAGATGTTTTTGTATCACAAGTCCTCATTTTTATGGATGCATTTAGATTTAAAACTTGAATTGAATCGTCTttcatgacagaaaaacacTGCTTGTATTCCTTTATGTGTTTTTGGGCTTTAGGTAAAACATAATATAGATGATTTCGATATTTAATAGTCCTAATGTGTTGGCATTTCCAGTGGCATCTATCAACTGCTGTCTTTGTGATCGAAGAAAATGACAGTGAATGGAATTTTCTTCTCAGTAAGCGTGTAATAATCTACCTGCATGCTATTTgagacatttttgtcatttgtgaacaagaattttaattgatttttgtttctttacttaAAGTATGGAAggcataaataataaatatatggAAGGCAAAAGAGGACAATTTTTTTCGTCTCATCAGCCTCGTCATAGGAGCTTATGAGTTCAATATGTCTGCAAAACACTTTAAGACTGTGTAATGTGTTCAACATGTacctttttttgttacatttgaaGATAAACGTAAGTGTGGGAGTTAGGAACTTTTCCAGGAGTTCATAGGAGGAACACGTGAGAAATCGTACGCTTGTCTACTTTCagtgaagtttttttaaatcaatataaagaaaaagacaggaTAAAATGAATACAGACCTCTGATCAAATTGGTGACAAAAAACAACCTATAGTTACTTTTGTaactataaagtaaaaaaactgaaaacatcaaACCATTGTCAAGGTTATTTCTGGAGACACAACAGACACAACAGACACAACAGTACGGCCTGTCTGACCTCCTGTTTTATTCAGAATTGGTTGCCCTGGTTACAGAAAAGGATAATGAATCCAGGAGTTGCCAGGTCAGTAATTAACAATACACTTCTTGCTGCAGACATGAGAGTGTTGGTTCACAGTTACGGCTTATCATTTTGTATCCCAAACTTCCTCTGCTTTCTCAGACGTCTCCTTCCTGTTGATGGTATGTGGAGAGGAAAAATCCCAGCCCAGCAGCCTTTAAAGTGAAGGTCAACAGAGTTCAAAACAGCAGTCTGGatgataataaagaaaataaagtttatacaTCCAACAATcatcaaatgtaaaatgtagtctgactctgaggTCCTATTTGGGTTTGTGTGACTCACCATCATTTTTTCATGAAGTTCcagaaaaatgaaagtcaaaagtcaaagtcaggTTTATTTGTCAATTTCTTCACATGTGCTTGACATACAAAGGAATCAAACTTACGTTTCTCACTGTCCCGTGCCAGGTCCCAGTTACTTTTTTGAATGGAATTAGTCTGAATTTGATAGTTATTTGTGTACATTAATCAACAAAATcacacttccttttttttagcatcttgaaaaacacaaagggGACAAATACTCGACCTATcctatttttttaactctatttcgtttttttttattttttaaagccccattccaatcatcttttaatctattgtaaaagcatttcctgtggtcttttaattatgatgaggccatttgtggccaaaaaaaaaaaaaaaagacgtaagCCTGCCCCTGCTTCCCAACATCGTTCTATTTGCattctctccctctagcttacagcccctcacacccccaaccaaaTATATTACCTGTGCAGCAAAAATATCGAGTAATATTGTagatacagttttgagccagatgtcagcctGGGCAAGGAAAACAAGGACGTACATGGATTTAAGCATCTACAAGTGCATGCATCAGAAAGGgggagagcagggagcttgtggccccgcccattgtagcacctacgtcacgGATAGAGGCTTTTTTAGCCAGCAATGTTTTGCAGTCTActccttattcacaacaatgtgattaaagaaataaaaacaaacgaagtttcaagcttaatttccttttatCGTGAGAAAAATagcaaaagaacatgttaaaacaccaaaaatcacatttaaaaaaaaaatttgagtcAATTTTAAGTTTCACACATACATAATATTCTGACCCATAGGTTTAATTGCACCGCTACGTCCTATTAACATCAGTTATTGCTGGTGCCAACAGTGGATTGGTGTTAGAATATTCGCTCGTGAAGTTGGGCGTGTGTCAGCGCGAGGCCGTGCGCGCGTGAAGGGTTAAGCATCACCTCAGGAGCGGATTCCGATTCAGCAGCTTTGCTCTTTGCTCTCACTCAGCGCTCCACGGGCAGCGCGGGCTCGCTCCACGCTGTGGATTGTGGGAGTCCAGGACACTGCCCAGGCTCGTTACCGAAGGACGGGAGCAGTTTGGCTTTGCGGCTCCGCCGGTTTTTGCGTGAGTAACGGCTCCGTTTGCGGTCTGACATTAGCCGTTGTCGTGGGTCGAGTTCAGACCGGTGTGGCGAGCGGAATCGTTAACGTTGCCATTTCGTGCCTTTCTGTGACATGGAGGCCGAGAGCGGAGACGGTTACTGGAGCTGACAGGCAGGCAGGAAGGGGAGGGAACGAGGAGCGGGCAGCAGCTGCTGCCGCCGCCGGGGCTGGCTGCGTGAAAACACACCGACAGCACCAACAAAATCTTCCGGTGACAATTCCGAGTCGTTAATTCTGCCGTTCACCTCGTCACAAGAAAGATAGGTTTGAGCGCGCGCGCCGGGAATCAACTGACGGAAATCGTAATGTCGTAAAAACAGGGATGCCCGCCGCggcgataaaaaaaaaaccccacctcCACCTGACTGGAGCTAAGAAATACCGCAGATATTTAAAACCACCGGGAACGAGCGGGCCTTTATCCGGTTAATAAGACCCCTGGGATCACGGCTGACACCGCGTTTGATGTGGTGTGGCGCTTGTGTCCACCACGGCGGCGGGGAAAGTGTGGCCCGTGAGGCAGTGATGAGCACTGACCACAGCTAATTGGCGTTTGCTGTGGAACTGCTGATTGAACAATAACAGACATGTCCTTATATTCAAAAAATACTCTTTATGAACGAGTTTGGGTTCACATATGGATCATTAATTATTCCTGAGCTCATGAATTAATCATTTGTGCGGATACActtattttggggggaaatatTATTAGACATTAAACCAAACAACATGATCTTCAACTGACATAATGAAATTCagacctgaaatgtttttgcatgtCAGCTCTTTTATAATTCCACTAAAgcagaatgttttgtttttattatagcCTATAAGGTGACTGCAGCAGAGATCTGTGCTTAGTGAGTAATGGGTGACTGGAAAACTCTAAACCTTCATTAACAGAATCAGACTTAGTCGTAGGACAAACAAGACAAGAAACGGACAAAATCACAGGAACATCTGTGTAGAGAAAAGGAgaggtacggtggccctgaagtacaaatcactcaaaatacaaaaacattaaagatcactgtgtaaaataaagtaaaacaaagacaaaaaaacattacgttttaaacaaaaacaacgaattccataaaccaaaattaaaaaagaattgaaaatgaattgaaaCAGAATAACAAAaggtgcagtggttagccctgcctcacagcaagaaggccactagttcaagtcccggctggggggcctGTAACagaatgggggacctttctgtgtggagtgtgcatgttctccctgtgcacgcgtgggttttctctggggactctggcttccctccaccgtccaaaaacatgcttcataagttaATTAGTTATTTTAAGTGCTCATGGGTGTGATTGTGACTTTGCCACGGACtggggacctgtccaggatgccccctgccttcacccacgagtggccaggataggcccCGGGACCCTGAACGGggcaaaacgggtttagaagatggttGAATTAACGATGAATGAATATGACCAGAAAATGTAGGTATTTTGGACGTCACTGTTTGGACAATATCGCCAATAAAGGTAAACAAACGTCATGGTCCAATCAGTGGTCTCCCATAATGCCTTTAccagtttccttttttgtttcgattacttttgttttccgaaaattttccttttattttgtttctttttttgtttcatttttgaattacattttggtttctggaattgtggtttgatttttaaaatataatggGGTTTAATaccagttttgcttttttaatggtCATTGGGATCTTCATTGTTTTTGCGTTaaatgatttgttgatgtgatttgcatttCAGGTTCACGGGGACGGGGAAGCTGAACTAATTTATTCAAGAAAAAGTTTTAGCAACATGTTATGTGTCGTTACTGCTTTAGGATTATCTATTTCCTTTGTTTCCCTTTAAGCTTTAATAGAGGGTCTGCGTTTTTCCCACTGCTCCTTCTCAGTCATGAAGATGTGTGGACTAAAGTTGTACTTCATATGTTAGCGTGTTGTGGTCCTCTTCATGATGTCAGGATCTGCATGTTTTCCTGCAGACCCTGACACCTCTTAGAGCAGTCTCAGCACCATGTCCAGCCGAGGAGGAAAGAAGAAGTCCACCAAGACGTCTCGGTCTGTCAAGGCCGGGGTCATTTTTCCTGTGGGGCGCATGTTGCGCTACATCAAGAGGGGACTGCCCAAATATCGCATTGGAGTCGGAGCGCCCGTTTACCTGGCAGCTGTCCTGGAGTACCTTACAGGTGAGGGATTCTTTGGGGGATAACAGATCACAGAAATTCCATTCAGttttattacaacacagttgtctcaacgggcttcaataatcgtacaaaacataaaatcagttatagCTGCTTACCAGACAGACTAGACTGAattgggcatccctgcccttagaccctccttctgggaaaaactctttaaaaaaaaacctgattccatggagagagaagaaaaacaacttctGAGTTTAGCATAAATAGAGGTTCATTTTGTGCTCCTGACACAGTTTCTGGATGAATCAGATAAATATTTAGAATTGTCATCATTTGGAATAATTGTAAGTGTGTCACAAGTTTGCAGTCATTTAAGGGAGTTTACAGACTGGGCACTTttagtgaaccagagttcatttccccCGGTAATCCAAAACAAatcttcagtctgaatacatccaaAGCGGACCcgggtccaggaccaggaaccgctctcgaACCCATCCttggaggtggtctcagtttgtttccaatcgCTCCGGTgggctctgagattcctcagtctaagcagaacaactgaaccaaacggccaccgtagccagTGGTCATGTGACGTTAAGCAACAGATGATCTGCGGACAAATCTAAAGCTGCGaccgttgtgttttcaaatatttaagtGTTCTTAAAAAGGTCTAAAAAATCCCTGTAAATCTGTGGACACCCTGCTTTAGTGAGGAGAtacactttattttattctggaTACAATAATCATTtgctttatataaaaaaaaaaacctcataaatgtttttaattcaatttttatgCATCTGTGTGACCTCCTGGACTTAAActagtccagtgtttttcaaccttttctgagccacggcacactttaaccttaaaaaaaaatcccgcggcacaccagcatccaaaaatttaaaaaaaaagaaggagaaactcatagtatgtattgatctacagcccctccacaatctcacatgcatttttgagataattcttgcagaaaaagctggaaactgcagctttttttttctaaaagattcaataaaagttaagttagaagatttaaaaatagtttgatgcgtgttcgttggtttcaagacgtttaacaacagatctccgtatgcgctatcactctcacaacccaatgcatcatgggagatgtagtgcataaaacggccggagatcggttttcggagcttcattgttttgttcacttgttccacggtctgataccggattctgtgggaaGCAACAGCGCagaagacgagctttagctgctatttttgttagaactgagcgactttacgagctaaatcgggacaaggaagtgaagactttaaccacttctgattggtcagactgatgacatgtgattaagccttcaagaatgattggtggagacagttaaagggacgggacttttccaaaatacagccggagttgcagctgaatcgcggcacggtcattcttatcaaaatgtctttaataaaataaaataaacgcaaagaaaaagtattttacgatcttttatattcctaactcctcagtgttttatcagggcctgtttggatgaacagagagctgaaatcctggagatgggaaatgtttttagaacagttatgagggcaattttccacggcacacttgaccatctcccacggcacactagtgtgccgcggcacactggttgaaaaacactgaactagAGTACAGGTGATACATTTAGATCTCAGAGAAATGTTGCCTCCTTTTTTGGAGAAAGGAAACTCTCCTTCAATCACTTCAAAATGCAAAACTGGACTAAGAGAAGGTCGTGCActtgtgctttgttttttttgttagaaatttttttttgtttcttaatgaaaatgcaaacaatGGTGCTCCACTGGATCAGAACAGCAGGGCTCAGGAGAAACGCGCTGCAGGACTCAGCTGATGAGTTTCCCACAAACTGCTGATGCACATTTTGGAGGCAGCAGTAAGAAATCGTACATGGTGCATACATAACTCTAGAAGCTGGTCACAAATGCCAAATACTTGATGCTCAAAGAAGAGTTGATGCACCCCGGGAACTACAAAAAAACagggaataaataacttcttggaatacaAGTAACTTAAATCTATAATtactaaaaggtttaaaaacaatgacaatgaCCTAGTTACCTCTTTGATTAAGAATCAAAGGGAGCTGCACTCTGtgcccccatgcctccctgctctctggctttgggggcccctgtggctcTTGCTgtgccctggcctgggtggcagacACGATTGCCCGGCGGGTGGTTTTCCTCTATCTGCTATACCgtgtgggtgttggggggtgGGTTACAaagttacaaatataattaatataaataaagttaagtctaaattacaaaaggagtttatttaaatatacaccttgtgtgccAAAAGATTGATAATTtcatgttgtaacagtaaaatatgtccaacactagaggccttcagctctcacctgtttgctcagctgttggacaacttaaaaaaagtaaaggagaGTTGGTGCAGCTCATGGTGGAGAATTGTGTTAAGTCTGTGTTAAAGTCCTCCTAGCATTTGGATATGTGTACATGGAGACACCATAAAGAGCTTTGTTAGAGAAACTAATGCATGTGTGTTCAGAGTTCACCTCATGTTCTGACATTTCCTTTAACTTTCTTGCATTTTGAGGAAAACTAAACTTgtatttaagatattttatattcAGAGAGCTGAACTGatgatttattgttgtttttctgcagctgagATCCTGGAGCTGGCTGGTAACGCAGCCAGAGACAACAAAAAGGGTCGCGTAACTCCTCGACACATCCTGCTGGCCATTGCCAACGACGAGGAGCTCAACATGGTTGGTTCTCACAACTCAAACTTAAGGTGGACTCTCTGTCCTCGACACGGCCCTACACAACTCTAAACCTTGTGTTTTGTCTCAGTTGCTCAAAGGTGTCACCATTGCAGCAGGCGGAGTCCTGCCTAACATCCACCCAGAGCTGCTGGCTAAGAAGAGAGGAGCTAAGGGCAAACTGGAGACTCCGGTCTCACCTGCGCCTGAGAAGAAGCTCAAGACGGCCAAGAAACCGGCAGCTaagaaaatgagcaggaaaaaggCTGGAGGCAAGGCTAAGGTGGGTTTCCTTGGTAACGGACAGACTCTGGGTTCATTTTAGGAAGTTCTACAAAAATCAGGAGCCGTTTGCTATGAATGAACATCTGTGGGTGAGTTTAACTCTTAATTAGTATTCACTACATGTAAATAATCCAGAACTAAAACACTAATTTATGTTAACAGTTAAGAACAAAACCCATGAGCGTTAACCCGTCAGGTTCTTGAGACGTCTTTTTTCTTGGTTGACATCATCTTGAGCTTAACTGATCATTCAGTGACAGTAGGGctctcagtcctttctacagaGAATGTCTAATGTTGTCCATTGTGCTGCTTCTACACACTTGTTAGAGATCTGCACAAACTCGCCATAACCACTAAAGGCCTGAGCGGCCTCTGCTGTTTTGTAAACAGCATCTGTTTTGCATTTCTGGCTGAGTCTGTTGTTGAGCCAAAACCAATTATCTGTTGTTGTTCATCAGGATGTAAACACTCCTAAAATCAACCAGAGCTTGGGGTTTGAATCCTGTCGCCCCTCTGCACTCCTCTCCAGCTCCTCCATAAGCCCACTATCCGATTCTAAGATGAGGATGGCACAGCTagcttgttttttaaacacTAGAGTATTGCTGAAGTGCCCACAGCTGAATAATgtccgttttttttgtttttccagagacAGGGCGAGGTGAGCAAGACAGCGTCAGCAGACAGCACCACAGAGGGATCTCCAGCTGACAACTTCACCGTGCTTTCAACCAAGAGCCTTTTCCTGGGCCAGAAGGTCAGTTCTCTTCTCTGATGATGCATCAGCAGAAGCTTCTCTGAATCAGCCGTAAAATGATGACAAATCTGAAGACAAATTGGTGAGACTGCAAAAAGTGGACCACCATGTCACCAAGGAAGACTGTATTTGACACAGTTA
The DNA window shown above is from Oryzias latipes chromosome 14, ASM223467v1 and carries:
- the LOC101170450 gene encoding core histone macro-H2A.1 isoform X1 gives rise to the protein MSSRGGKKKSTKTSRSVKAGVIFPVGRMLRYIKRGLPKYRIGVGAPVYLAAVLEYLTAEILELAGNAARDNKKGRVTPRHILLAIANDEELNMLLKGVTIAAGGVLPNIHPELLAKKRGAKGKLETPVSPAPEKKLKTAKKPAAKKMSRKKAGGKAKRQGEVSKTASADSTTEGSPADNFTVLSTKSLFLGQKLNLIHSEVSNLAGFDVEGVINPTNAELELKDDLGSALEKKGGKEFTDAVQELKKKNGPLEVAGATLTAGFGLPAKYVIHCNSPGWGSDKCEEMLEKTVKNCLALADEKKLKSVAFPSIGSGRNGFPKQTAAQLILKAISSYFVATMSSTIKTVYFVLFDSESIGIYVQEMAKLETS
- the LOC101170450 gene encoding core histone macro-H2A.1 isoform X2; amino-acid sequence: MSSRGGKKKSTKTSRSVKAGVIFPVGRMLRYIKRGLPKYRIGVGAPVYLAAVLEYLTAEILELAGNAARDNKKGRVTPRHILLAIANDEELNMLLKGVTIAAGGVLPNIHPELLAKKRGAKGKLETPVSPAPEKKLKTAKKPAAKKMSRKKAGGKAKRQGEVSKTASADSTTEGSPADNFTVLSTKSLFLGQKLQVVQADISIVESDAVIHPTNSSLHTGGEVGSALEKKGGKEFTDAVQELKKKNGPLEVAGATLTAGFGLPAKYVIHCNSPGWGSDKCEEMLEKTVKNCLALADEKKLKSVAFPSIGSGRNGFPKQTAAQLILKAISSYFVATMSSTIKTVYFVLFDSESIGIYVQEMAKLETS